A window of the Nisaea acidiphila genome harbors these coding sequences:
- the yddG gene encoding aromatic amino acid exporter YddG — MDENAARLRATAIGFTAVLMWATLALFTALSGKVPPFQLLAMCFGVATLIACAFWLARGQNPLAYMRHPPLVWLLGVGGLFGYHFFYFLALRNAPAVEAGLIAYLWPLLIVVFSALLPGERLRWFHIAGAVLGLGGAALLVTRGETLELDPRYSFGYLAACVCAVTWSSYSVLSRRFGSVPTEAVGGFCAVTAVLGAICHLAFEQTVWPEGALEWSAVALLGLGPVGGAFFTWDYGVKRGDIQALGASSYAAPLLSTLLLILVGLAPFTLVVGAACLLIVGGAVLASKDMILRPKRVAPETVEDS, encoded by the coding sequence ATGGACGAGAATGCGGCCCGGCTCCGGGCCACCGCGATCGGCTTCACCGCCGTTCTGATGTGGGCGACGCTCGCGCTTTTCACCGCGCTCTCGGGCAAGGTGCCGCCGTTCCAGCTGCTCGCCATGTGTTTCGGCGTGGCGACCCTGATCGCTTGCGCCTTCTGGCTGGCGCGGGGGCAGAACCCGCTCGCCTATATGCGCCATCCGCCGCTGGTCTGGCTGCTCGGGGTCGGCGGGCTGTTCGGCTATCACTTCTTCTATTTCCTCGCACTGCGCAATGCTCCGGCGGTGGAAGCCGGGCTGATCGCCTATCTCTGGCCGCTGCTGATCGTGGTGTTCTCGGCCCTGCTACCGGGCGAGCGGCTGCGCTGGTTCCATATCGCGGGCGCCGTACTCGGGCTCGGCGGAGCGGCATTGCTGGTCACCCGGGGCGAGACGCTTGAACTCGATCCGCGCTACAGCTTCGGTTATCTCGCGGCCTGCGTCTGCGCCGTCACCTGGTCGAGCTATTCGGTGCTCTCGCGCCGTTTCGGCTCCGTTCCGACCGAGGCAGTCGGCGGATTCTGCGCCGTCACGGCCGTGCTCGGCGCAATCTGCCACCTCGCGTTCGAGCAGACGGTCTGGCCGGAAGGCGCGCTCGAATGGTCGGCTGTGGCCTTGCTCGGGCTTGGGCCCGTCGGTGGAGCTTTCTTCACTTGGGACTACGGCGTGAAGCGCGGCGACATTCAGGCGCTGGGCGCATCGTCCTATGCCGCACCTCTGCTCTCGACCCTGCTGCTCATCCTCGTCGGTCTTGCACCTTTCACGCTCGTGGTGGGCGCGGCCTGTCTGCTGATTGTCGGAGGTGCGGTGCTGGCTTCGAAAGATATGATCCTGCGGCCGAAGCGCGTCGCGCCCGAGACCGTGGAGGATTCCTGA
- a CDS encoding glycosyltransferase family 4 protein — MGRRTALFFAPERGDSSRLVGRQVANEGFLKAYMKHGAPGAVPVYAMPADFDRFEAAFPTGRELMQVPASHPRALADCSGLFMPGPALAKRAWHRRGVGRGRYSLSGVTHAMSSERAAEAVRDMLIAPMAEWDALICTSEAIQRLVQKLAGDYADSLGAITGGRPPFLPQLPVIPLGVDTEALASIGPVPGENFRKTHGIGEDTFVLLFLGRLSYHTKAHPIPMYRALNLLTQRLQRPVTLIEAGWYYNSETEAAFDAAARTFAPQVRILKIDARDRTAKDKVLSAADAFISLVDNAQESFGITPVEAMAAGLPAIVSDWDGYRDTVVDGETGFRIPTLMPPSGAGYEYAWRLASEQDDYDLHMGLIAQHVAVDIPKTVEALSALAEQPEKARAMGVAAAARARAVYDWRVIVGAYDALWRELEERRAFYAEEEPHLVPQITDPFATFAGFASGTIAPPFGVRPVDGAEMLLEQLAGSPIAAVDRRSLEDGKALVAGMREQGPMVMEQEFTEQQVAESARTFRALAWLLKMGVIERI; from the coding sequence ATGGGTCGCCGTACCGCCTTGTTTTTCGCCCCGGAGCGGGGCGACTCGTCCCGCTTGGTCGGCCGTCAGGTCGCGAATGAGGGATTTCTGAAAGCCTATATGAAGCATGGCGCGCCGGGCGCGGTCCCCGTGTATGCGATGCCGGCCGATTTCGATCGCTTCGAGGCGGCTTTTCCAACCGGTCGGGAACTGATGCAGGTTCCCGCGAGTCACCCGAGGGCACTCGCCGATTGCAGTGGACTTTTCATGCCGGGGCCGGCACTGGCGAAACGGGCCTGGCACCGCCGCGGGGTTGGGCGCGGGCGTTACAGTCTCTCCGGCGTGACGCACGCAATGTCCTCCGAACGTGCCGCGGAGGCGGTCCGCGACATGCTGATCGCGCCAATGGCCGAGTGGGACGCGCTGATCTGCACCTCTGAGGCAATCCAGAGGCTGGTGCAGAAACTCGCGGGAGACTATGCGGATTCGCTCGGCGCCATTACCGGCGGGCGCCCCCCCTTCCTGCCGCAGCTCCCGGTGATTCCGCTCGGCGTCGATACGGAGGCGCTCGCGTCGATCGGACCGGTCCCTGGAGAGAATTTCCGAAAGACGCACGGGATCGGCGAGGACACGTTCGTCCTGCTGTTTCTTGGGCGCCTCAGCTATCACACCAAGGCGCATCCGATCCCGATGTACCGCGCACTCAACCTGCTCACGCAGCGGCTGCAGCGTCCTGTTACGCTGATCGAGGCGGGCTGGTACTACAATTCGGAAACCGAAGCCGCGTTCGACGCGGCGGCCCGCACCTTCGCGCCGCAAGTGCGCATTCTGAAGATCGATGCCCGCGACCGGACAGCCAAGGACAAAGTGCTCTCCGCGGCCGATGCATTCATTTCGCTCGTCGACAACGCGCAGGAGAGCTTCGGGATCACACCTGTCGAGGCGATGGCGGCGGGTCTGCCCGCAATCGTCAGCGACTGGGATGGCTATCGGGATACGGTCGTCGACGGCGAAACGGGGTTCCGGATCCCGACGCTGATGCCGCCGTCGGGTGCCGGTTACGAATATGCCTGGCGCCTGGCCTCGGAGCAGGACGATTACGACCTCCATATGGGGCTGATCGCGCAGCATGTGGCCGTCGACATTCCGAAGACCGTCGAGGCCCTGTCAGCTCTGGCGGAGCAGCCGGAGAAGGCCCGGGCCATGGGTGTTGCCGCCGCGGCCCGGGCGCGTGCGGTCTATGACTGGCGTGTGATTGTCGGGGCCTATGACGCGCTCTGGCGCGAGCTGGAGGAACGCCGGGCTTTTTATGCCGAGGAAGAACCGCATCTGGTGCCTCAGATCACGGATCCCTTCGCGACCTTCGCAGGTTTCGCAAGCGGAACCATCGCACCGCCCTTCGGTGTCCGCCCCGTGGATGGCGCCGAGATGCTGCTGGAACAACTGGCGGGCTCTCCGATCGCGGCGGTGGACAGGCGCAGTCTTGAGGACGGGAAAGCTTTGGTCGCGGGAATGCGCGAACAGGGCCCGATGGTGATGGAACAGGAATTCACGGAACAGCAGGTGGCCGAGAGTGCCCGCACCTTCCGGGCGCTCGCCTGGCTGCTGAAGATGGGCGTGATCGAACGGATCTAG
- a CDS encoding cupin domain-containing protein has translation MSSADWKAIVEKLGMQPHPEGGYYAETYRDNPAEGGRGTVTQIYYLLPVGELSAWHRVTDATEIWHFYAGAPLALTLSPNGHDAEAHHLGPDVLAGQKPHVVVPEGWWQTAESLGAWTLVGCTVAPAFEFSGFEMAPPDWRPTPRSS, from the coding sequence ATGAGCAGCGCCGACTGGAAAGCCATCGTCGAAAAACTCGGGATGCAGCCGCATCCCGAGGGCGGCTACTACGCCGAGACCTATCGCGACAACCCTGCGGAGGGCGGCCGCGGAACGGTGACGCAGATCTATTATCTGCTTCCGGTCGGCGAGCTTTCCGCCTGGCATCGGGTGACGGACGCGACGGAGATCTGGCACTTCTATGCCGGCGCCCCGCTCGCCCTCACGCTCTCGCCGAACGGCCACGATGCCGAGGCGCATCATCTCGGCCCGGATGTCCTTGCGGGACAGAAACCGCATGTCGTGGTACCGGAAGGCTGGTGGCAGACCGCGGAAAGTCTCGGCGCATGGACCCTGGTCGGCTGCACCGTCGCGCCTGCCTTCGAGTTTTCCGGCTTCGAAATGGCGCCACCCGATTGGCGGCCGACGCCGCGCAGCAGCTAG